From Virgibacillus ihumii, the proteins below share one genomic window:
- a CDS encoding HAD family hydrolase, translating into MMTYKILFLDIDGTILKPDHTISDQTKQSIKNVTEQGVQVFFATGRPIHELDQLAGELDVHSYIGYNGAYAVHKGKTVLNEPISRDIIQQFLDIGYKHGHDAVLYTGDANYFTTLSKTHVNQFIDAFKLKQNKLFTGDKTDQILGATLLNVRPSEETLYDIDPAVHLSPVQAAGVEDCYDVIRKNVNKGKAVEQVLKLLEIKPEEAIAFGDGMNDKEMLASVGESFAMDNSHPDLFQHAKHRTTSVTDDGIANGLKKLGL; encoded by the coding sequence ATGATGACATATAAAATTTTATTTCTTGATATTGATGGGACTATTTTAAAACCTGACCACACCATTTCGGATCAAACAAAACAATCAATCAAAAATGTGACGGAACAAGGAGTTCAAGTGTTTTTTGCGACCGGACGTCCAATTCATGAATTGGATCAGCTTGCCGGTGAACTGGATGTCCATTCCTATATCGGATATAACGGTGCATATGCTGTACATAAAGGAAAAACCGTTTTAAATGAACCAATCAGCCGGGACATAATTCAACAGTTTCTGGACATCGGCTATAAACACGGCCATGATGCGGTCTTGTACACAGGAGATGCCAACTATTTCACAACCCTGTCCAAAACCCATGTAAACCAATTCATCGACGCATTTAAGTTAAAGCAAAATAAATTATTCACCGGCGACAAAACCGATCAGATTCTCGGCGCCACCTTATTAAATGTAAGACCCTCCGAAGAGACGCTGTATGATATTGATCCGGCGGTACACCTGTCACCGGTCCAGGCAGCAGGTGTGGAAGATTGCTACGATGTGATTCGTAAAAATGTTAATAAGGGAAAAGCTGTCGAACAGGTCTTAAAGCTGCTTGAAATTAAACCGGAAGAAGCAATCGCTTTTGGCGACGGGATGAATGATAAGGAAATGCTTGCTTCTGTTGGGGAAAGTTTTGCAATGGACAACTCGCATCCGGATCTTTTTCAACATGCCAAACACCGAACAACCTCCGTAACAGACGATGGCATTGCCAATGGGCTTAAAAAGCTGGGGTTATAA
- a CDS encoding DUF2164 domain-containing protein, with protein sequence MKSKFDIPMEKKDDMAEAIRGYFETERGEDIGNLAAMLLLDFIMEEIAPAFYNLGVEESQTYISEKLDDMYGIMK encoded by the coding sequence ATGAAATCAAAGTTCGACATACCAATGGAAAAGAAAGACGATATGGCTGAGGCAATCAGGGGATACTTTGAAACGGAACGCGGGGAAGATATCGGTAATCTTGCAGCTATGCTGCTGCTGGATTTTATCATGGAGGAAATTGCTCCTGCATTCTATAATCTTGGGGTGGAGGAGAGTCAAACATATATAAGTGAGAAACTCGATGATATGTACGGTATCATGAAGTAA
- a CDS encoding penicillin acylase family protein — translation MEIIENESVEPVKKRNWKKIMLIALGILLVISSILFFTVNAFMNRSLAETEGTIELPGLHEEVTVITDENGVPHIKAENAHDLYLAQGFIQAQNRMFQMELSRRQASGTLSEVVGEAVVDQDKYFRTLGLRRAAKKSYAVYSDKDKQILKWFSDGVNAYIRRAKENNSLPVEFTLMGTEPDKWTPIDSLTIGKYMAFDLGGHWERQAFNYYVLNNFTREKAYELFPGYPENKPTIIDETKVDIAESFAKAVIPHTFNGSNNWVVSGEKSKSGMPLLANDPHLGLATPSIWYQMHLESPEVNVSGVIFAGVPGIILGHNENIAWGVTNTGPDVQQLYMEKRNPENPHEFLYEGEWEKAKVIEEPIHVKGGKTIDYEVVITRHGPVISEFANKSTQDMVLSLRWTALEATTELAAILDINQASNWSEFEKALEKFLVPAQNFVFASKNGTIAYKANGKIPIYEDGDNALLPLKGWEKENNWNGFIPFDELPTVVNPEKGFIATANNKIIGDDYPYHISNVWAQPYRYQRIAEVLEAGGNFTVKDMMALQMDQMNLQAREFVPVFLKALEGAELSKTAEQAIKLLKNWNYKDSVDAPQPLIFHRWMEEIELILFEDAIPDDVMELFGGKGQTTDKILRKGNKSVWIQDKGGMQNVLHQALQHALKPLTETYGNDLKTWEWGDYHKVQFYHPLSAISPVLEYFFNREDPIPVGGSSVTPMAASYAPETGIVDHGASWRFVIDTADMNKGYHIVGPGQAGHFKSKWYHDQMDDWVEGNYHMTVTDDIKGEKLRLVP, via the coding sequence ATGGAGATAATAGAGAATGAATCAGTAGAACCGGTAAAAAAACGAAATTGGAAAAAAATCATGCTGATTGCGCTTGGAATACTGTTGGTGATAAGCAGTATTCTTTTCTTTACAGTAAACGCCTTTATGAACCGGTCATTGGCAGAGACAGAAGGTACGATTGAATTGCCGGGTCTGCATGAAGAGGTCACTGTAATAACGGATGAAAATGGGGTTCCGCATATAAAAGCTGAAAACGCCCATGATTTGTACCTGGCACAAGGGTTTATTCAAGCACAAAACAGAATGTTCCAAATGGAGTTATCACGCAGACAGGCATCTGGAACGTTAAGTGAAGTTGTCGGGGAGGCAGTTGTTGATCAGGATAAATATTTCCGAACACTTGGATTAAGACGGGCAGCAAAGAAGTCATATGCAGTGTACTCAGATAAGGATAAACAGATACTCAAGTGGTTTAGTGACGGTGTTAATGCCTATATCAGACGGGCTAAAGAAAATAACAGTTTGCCGGTGGAATTTACGCTGATGGGGACCGAGCCGGATAAATGGACGCCGATCGACTCGTTAACGATAGGAAAATATATGGCGTTTGACCTTGGCGGGCATTGGGAAAGACAGGCGTTCAACTATTATGTATTAAACAATTTTACAAGAGAAAAGGCGTATGAGCTGTTTCCAGGCTATCCGGAAAATAAACCGACGATAATTGATGAAACAAAAGTAGATATTGCCGAAAGCTTCGCAAAAGCAGTCATTCCCCATACATTTAACGGCAGCAATAACTGGGTTGTCAGCGGGGAAAAGTCCAAGTCTGGAATGCCGCTCCTTGCAAATGATCCGCATCTGGGGCTTGCGACACCGTCGATCTGGTATCAGATGCATCTGGAGTCACCGGAAGTAAATGTCAGCGGAGTTATTTTTGCCGGCGTACCCGGAATTATTTTGGGGCATAACGAAAATATTGCCTGGGGCGTCACAAATACTGGTCCAGACGTACAGCAGCTTTACATGGAAAAACGCAATCCGGAAAATCCACATGAGTTTTTATATGAGGGTGAGTGGGAAAAGGCCAAAGTTATTGAAGAACCAATACATGTGAAAGGTGGCAAGACAATCGATTACGAGGTTGTCATAACCCGCCATGGACCGGTAATTTCCGAATTTGCCAATAAAAGTACACAGGATATGGTGTTGTCACTAAGGTGGACGGCACTTGAAGCAACAACCGAGCTTGCTGCAATACTGGATATCAACCAGGCATCCAACTGGTCAGAATTTGAAAAAGCACTGGAAAAATTTCTTGTGCCGGCGCAAAATTTTGTGTTTGCATCAAAAAATGGCACAATCGCCTATAAAGCAAATGGAAAAATTCCAATTTATGAGGATGGCGACAATGCACTGCTCCCCTTAAAAGGGTGGGAGAAAGAAAATAATTGGAACGGGTTTATCCCGTTTGATGAGCTGCCGACTGTCGTGAACCCGGAAAAGGGCTTCATAGCGACGGCAAACAATAAAATCATCGGTGATGACTATCCATATCATATCAGTAATGTCTGGGCACAGCCGTACCGGTACCAACGTATTGCCGAAGTGCTTGAAGCAGGTGGCAATTTTACGGTGAAAGACATGATGGCACTGCAGATGGATCAGATGAATTTGCAGGCACGCGAATTTGTACCGGTCTTTCTTAAGGCGCTGGAAGGTGCGGAATTGTCCAAAACAGCCGAACAGGCAATAAAGCTTTTAAAAAACTGGAACTATAAGGATAGTGTGGATGCCCCGCAACCATTAATATTTCATCGCTGGATGGAGGAAATAGAGCTGATTTTATTTGAAGATGCTATCCCGGATGATGTGATGGAACTTTTTGGCGGCAAAGGACAAACGACAGATAAAATTCTCCGGAAGGGTAATAAATCAGTGTGGATTCAAGATAAGGGCGGCATGCAAAACGTATTGCATCAGGCATTACAACATGCATTGAAGCCGCTGACGGAAACATATGGGAATGATTTGAAAACCTGGGAATGGGGCGACTATCATAAAGTACAGTTTTATCACCCGCTTTCAGCCATTAGCCCGGTACTGGAATACTTTTTCAATCGTGAAGATCCGATTCCTGTCGGCGGAAGCAGTGTAACGCCGATGGCGGCCAGTTACGCCCCGGAAACCGGTATTGTCGATCATGGCGCATCATGGCGGTTTGTTATTGACACAGCTGACATGAACAAAGGTTACCATATTGTTGGACCAGGTCAGGCCGGCCATTTTAAAAGTAAATGGTACCATGACCAGATGGATGATTGGGTGGAGGGGAATTATCATATGACGGTGACAGATGATATTAAAGGAGAAAAACTCCGACTGGTTCCATAG
- the rfbA gene encoding glucose-1-phosphate thymidylyltransferase RfbA, whose amino-acid sequence MKGIILAGGNGTRLSPSTTSINKHLLAVFDKPMIYYPLSVLMLGGIKDILIISTPEDKPRFKNLLGDGSAFGIKLTHMEQSEPNGIPEAFVLAEDFIGNDDVTLILGDNIFYGQGFTTLFRRALDNHRHATVFGYRVKDPERFGVVEFDHRQKAVSLEEKPADPKSDFAVTGLYIYDSQAVNIAKRLTPSNRGELEITDLNNQYLKSGRLDVQLLGRGFAWMDTGTHESLFDAAEFVKITQQRQGFKLACLEEISYYMGYISQHELFKKGKAMEKTDYGQYLLEIATRKHTQQYWEEIDRNPMLGMVENE is encoded by the coding sequence ATGAAAGGTATCATACTTGCAGGTGGAAACGGTACCAGATTATCACCAAGCACGACCAGCATCAACAAGCACCTTCTTGCTGTATTTGACAAACCGATGATTTATTACCCGCTTTCGGTTCTGATGCTGGGTGGTATTAAAGACATTCTGATTATCAGTACTCCGGAAGATAAGCCGCGGTTCAAAAATCTCCTTGGCGATGGATCAGCATTTGGCATTAAGCTTACACACATGGAACAGTCCGAACCAAATGGTATTCCGGAAGCTTTTGTCCTTGCTGAAGACTTTATCGGTAATGATGATGTAACGCTGATTCTGGGTGATAATATTTTTTACGGTCAGGGATTTACGACTCTGTTCCGGCGTGCACTGGATAACCACCGGCATGCAACAGTATTCGGTTATCGTGTAAAGGATCCCGAGCGATTTGGGGTAGTCGAGTTTGATCACAGACAGAAGGCGGTCTCACTGGAAGAAAAACCAGCTGATCCAAAATCAGATTTTGCGGTTACCGGATTGTATATATATGATTCGCAGGCAGTTAACATTGCCAAACGACTGACACCTTCCAATCGGGGGGAGCTGGAAATTACCGATCTGAACAATCAATACCTGAAAAGCGGCCGGCTTGACGTGCAGCTGCTGGGCAGAGGGTTTGCCTGGATGGATACCGGAACACACGAATCATTGTTTGATGCTGCCGAATTTGTAAAAATAACGCAGCAACGACAAGGGTTTAAGCTTGCCTGCCTTGAAGAAATCAGTTACTACATGGGTTATATAAGCCAGCATGAATTATTTAAAAAAGGTAAAGCAATGGAAAAAACCGATTACGGTCAATATTTGCTGGAAATCGCCACACGTAAACACACACAGCAATACTGGGAAGAAATTGACCGAAACCCAATGTTAGGAATGGTGGAAAATGAATAA
- a CDS encoding M3 family oligoendopeptidase — protein MKTFEDYPYKRPDMKETREEFNSLLTALSNAANIDEQNESIKAINNFRNTLSTLSNLVYIRASIDTNDSFYQNERDFFDEVDPEITEMNTIFYKELLQSPFRDKLEEHWGPQLFQIAEHEIKAFSPEVMELLQKENKLSSEYAKLVASAQVEFQGETYTLAQLSPFAQHKDRSIRKKAIETSADFFADHADKFDDIYDQLVKTRHTIATSLGYKNFVELGYVRMLRIDYNADMVEVFRKQVRESIVPLVTRLYKKQSKRIGVEKLKYYDEAFEFPTGNATPKGSAEWIIDNGKKMYRELSDETNEFFQFMLDHHLMDLEAKKGKEAGGYCTFIEDYQSPFIFSNFNGTSADIDVLTHEAGHAFQFYSSRNIGIPEYLMPTYEAAEIHSMSMEFFTWPWMELFFKEDTDKYKYSHLADGLQFLPYGVAVDEFQHLVYENPDWTPAERKQAWKQLEETYLPHRDYDGHPYLETGGFWQRQGHIYDVPFYYIDYTLAQICAFQFWKRSREEGSKAWDDYLNLCKLGGSKSFLGLVEAANLQSPFEDGTVESVVRTIEEWLESENEKW, from the coding sequence ATGAAAACTTTTGAAGATTATCCATACAAAAGGCCGGACATGAAAGAAACCAGAGAAGAGTTCAACAGCCTTTTGACAGCATTATCGAATGCGGCAAACATTGATGAACAAAATGAGTCCATTAAAGCGATAAATAACTTCAGAAACACGCTGTCCACCCTTTCCAACCTGGTGTACATCCGTGCATCAATCGATACAAATGATTCATTTTACCAAAACGAACGTGACTTTTTTGATGAAGTCGACCCGGAAATTACGGAAATGAATACCATATTCTACAAAGAACTTCTCCAATCACCTTTCCGTGATAAACTGGAAGAACACTGGGGCCCCCAATTATTTCAGATAGCGGAACATGAAATTAAAGCATTCTCACCTGAAGTGATGGAATTGCTGCAAAAAGAGAACAAGTTATCATCCGAATACGCAAAGCTGGTGGCATCTGCACAGGTGGAATTTCAAGGTGAAACCTACACACTCGCTCAACTTAGTCCTTTTGCCCAGCATAAAGACCGGTCCATCCGCAAAAAGGCCATCGAAACAAGTGCTGATTTTTTTGCGGATCATGCAGACAAATTTGATGATATCTATGATCAGCTCGTCAAAACCCGTCACACGATTGCAACATCACTGGGATACAAAAATTTTGTGGAGCTTGGTTATGTCCGCATGCTGCGAATTGATTATAATGCTGACATGGTGGAAGTTTTTCGCAAACAGGTTCGTGAATCAATTGTCCCGCTCGTTACTCGATTGTACAAAAAACAATCGAAACGGATTGGTGTGGAAAAATTGAAATATTATGATGAAGCTTTTGAATTTCCAACCGGAAATGCAACCCCCAAAGGAAGCGCGGAGTGGATAATTGATAACGGGAAAAAGATGTACCGGGAACTTTCCGATGAGACAAACGAATTTTTTCAATTTATGCTGGATCATCATCTGATGGATCTGGAAGCGAAAAAAGGGAAAGAAGCAGGTGGCTACTGCACATTCATTGAAGATTATCAGTCACCATTTATTTTTTCCAATTTCAATGGAACGTCAGCTGATATTGATGTACTGACCCATGAAGCTGGACATGCTTTCCAATTTTATTCCAGCCGCAACATCGGCATTCCGGAATATCTGATGCCTACATATGAAGCAGCGGAAATCCATTCGATGAGCATGGAGTTTTTTACATGGCCGTGGATGGAGCTGTTTTTCAAAGAGGATACGGACAAATATAAGTATTCCCATCTGGCGGACGGACTGCAATTTTTGCCGTACGGTGTTGCGGTTGACGAATTTCAACATCTTGTTTACGAAAATCCGGACTGGACACCTGCTGAACGAAAGCAAGCATGGAAGCAGCTTGAGGAGACCTATCTGCCGCACCGGGATTATGATGGACACCCATACCTGGAAACTGGTGGTTTTTGGCAGCGGCAGGGCCATATTTATGATGTGCCATTTTATTATATTGACTATACGCTGGCTCAAATTTGTGCATTTCAGTTCTGGAAACGGTCACGCGAGGAAGGATCCAAAGCATGGGACGACTATTTGAATTTATGTAAGCTTGGCGGATCCAAGTCATTCCTCGGTCTGGTTGAAGCAGCTAACCTTCAGTCACCATTCGAGGATGGGACTGTTGAATCAGTTGTCCGCACAATTGAAGAATGGCTGGAGTCAGAAAATGAAAAATGGTAA
- a CDS encoding FMN-binding glutamate synthase family protein codes for MDVVSILIVIGFVVIALILLILLAVGIRLFFEDRSQRQHPVLRNYPVLGRVRYFLENIGAELRQYLFNNDREGKPFSRNDYAHIVKKAKYKRDVMGFGSQRDFEEAGYYVRNSMFPKLSEELKMDRKTKQTTGRYLLIKEPLFSQREEEWEQDESPVYLLDEEDTIVIGENCRYPFKARGQIGMSAMSYGSLGDRAITALSEGLGIAKGTWMNTGEGGLSDYHLKGGCDLIMQIGPGMFGVRDKEGNFNWDELLEKSKIPQLKAFEVKLAQGAKTRGGHVDGEKVTEEIARIRMVEPYESIDSPNRFPEFADIPSLFDFISKIREHTGKPVGMKIVVGSHFEAEDLAKHMKELNTGPDFITIDGSEGGTGASYQELADSVGLPIRSALPLVDYELKKYGVRDKVKIFAAGKLFSPDRVAIALSMGADLVNVARGFMITVGCIQTLQCHANSCPVGVATTDPDLQRALVVDEKKYRTANYVITMRKGLFRIAAAAGLDSPVHFGKENIVYKDDKGKTWSLDDIYESMIQHDGKGSANA; via the coding sequence ATGGATGTAGTAAGTATCCTGATTGTGATTGGGTTTGTTGTGATAGCACTGATTTTACTTATATTGCTTGCGGTCGGTATACGGTTGTTTTTCGAAGACCGGAGTCAGAGGCAGCATCCGGTATTACGCAATTATCCGGTGCTGGGACGGGTCCGGTACTTTTTGGAGAATATAGGTGCGGAACTGCGCCAGTACCTTTTTAACAACGATAGAGAGGGAAAGCCTTTTTCGCGAAATGATTATGCACATATTGTAAAAAAAGCCAAATATAAGCGGGATGTCATGGGGTTTGGTTCGCAGCGGGATTTTGAGGAAGCAGGATATTATGTTCGCAATTCCATGTTTCCGAAACTATCGGAAGAGCTGAAAATGGACCGTAAAACCAAGCAGACTACAGGACGTTATTTATTGATCAAAGAGCCTTTATTTTCACAGCGGGAGGAAGAATGGGAACAAGATGAATCTCCTGTTTACCTGCTTGATGAAGAAGATACAATCGTAATCGGGGAAAATTGCCGGTATCCTTTTAAAGCAAGAGGGCAGATCGGCATGTCCGCGATGAGCTACGGTTCATTGGGGGATCGTGCCATAACTGCACTTTCCGAGGGACTTGGCATTGCGAAAGGTACTTGGATGAATACCGGTGAGGGTGGTCTTTCTGATTACCATTTAAAAGGCGGTTGTGATCTTATTATGCAAATTGGTCCGGGGATGTTCGGTGTAAGGGACAAGGAAGGAAATTTCAACTGGGATGAATTACTGGAAAAAAGTAAAATACCGCAATTGAAAGCTTTCGAGGTTAAGTTGGCACAGGGAGCTAAAACACGCGGGGGACACGTTGATGGGGAAAAAGTAACCGAAGAAATTGCCCGGATTCGAATGGTTGAACCTTATGAATCAATTGACAGTCCGAACCGTTTCCCGGAATTTGCTGATATACCGTCATTATTTGATTTTATCAGCAAAATCCGTGAACATACCGGTAAGCCAGTTGGGATGAAAATTGTTGTCGGCAGCCATTTTGAGGCGGAAGATCTGGCAAAACATATGAAGGAACTTAATACCGGACCTGATTTCATTACGATTGATGGAAGTGAAGGCGGAACCGGTGCATCGTATCAGGAACTGGCAGACAGTGTTGGACTTCCAATACGGTCGGCACTTCCGCTTGTTGACTACGAACTGAAAAAATATGGTGTACGGGACAAGGTGAAAATTTTTGCTGCAGGAAAGTTATTTTCCCCTGACCGGGTTGCCATTGCGCTTTCCATGGGGGCGGATCTTGTCAACGTAGCCCGCGGTTTCATGATTACTGTTGGTTGTATCCAAACGCTGCAGTGTCATGCAAACTCATGTCCAGTCGGTGTGGCCACAACAGACCCGGACTTGCAAAGAGCCCTTGTTGTGGATGAAAAAAAATACCGAACCGCTAATTATGTTATCACGATGCGCAAAGGACTTTTCCGAATTGCAGCTGCGGCCGGTCTTGATTCCCCCGTTCATTTCGGTAAAGAAAATATTGTCTATAAGGACGATAAAGGCAAGACATGGTCACTTGATGATATTTATGAATCCATGATACAACATGATGGCAAAGGTTCCGCAAATGCCTAA
- a CDS encoding alpha/beta-type small acid-soluble spore protein, with translation MADNNNNDLLVPGAKGSVENLKEEIANELGVQPGADTTARENGAVGGEMVKRMIRIAESSMSNKNK, from the coding sequence ATGGCCGATAACAATAACAATGATTTGCTGGTACCCGGAGCAAAGGGCTCAGTAGAGAATTTAAAAGAGGAGATTGCCAACGAACTCGGTGTTCAGCCCGGTGCTGACACAACTGCACGTGAAAACGGAGCAGTTGGTGGTGAGATGGTAAAACGCATGATCAGAATCGCTGAATCAAGTATGTCCAATAAAAATAAATAG
- the metA gene encoding homoserine O-acetyltransferase MetA has translation MPINVPKELPASDALKKEKIFVMDEVRAKTQDIRPLNILILNLMPEKEKTELQLLRLLGNTPLQVNISFLRTETHRSKHVSRHHLENFYTTFENVKNRRYDGLIITGAPIEHLEFEDVNYWDELMEIMNWASDNVTSTLHICWGAQAALYHHYGIEKFAMPKKSFGIFKHQISDPTVKIVRGFDEIFHAPHSRYTNISKEAVENNPALTLLSVSEEGAPFIIMSNDAKNIMVTGHLEYDATTLAEEYRRDIDKGLEIDIPVNYFPNNDVNQRPPNIWRSHSHLLFSNWLNYYVYQQTPFEWE, from the coding sequence TTGCCGATCAATGTTCCAAAAGAGTTGCCAGCAAGTGATGCTTTAAAAAAAGAAAAGATATTTGTTATGGATGAAGTTCGTGCCAAGACGCAGGATATTCGTCCCCTTAATATACTGATTTTAAATTTAATGCCTGAAAAGGAAAAAACGGAGTTGCAGTTATTACGGCTGCTGGGTAATACGCCGCTGCAGGTTAATATCAGTTTTCTCAGAACCGAAACACATCGGTCAAAACATGTTAGCCGTCATCATTTGGAAAATTTCTATACAACGTTCGAAAATGTTAAAAACCGCCGCTATGATGGGCTGATCATTACCGGTGCTCCAATCGAACATCTTGAGTTTGAGGATGTGAACTACTGGGATGAGCTGATGGAAATAATGAATTGGGCCAGTGACAATGTGACATCAACACTGCATATTTGCTGGGGGGCGCAAGCGGCTCTGTATCATCATTACGGAATCGAAAAATTTGCAATGCCGAAGAAAAGCTTTGGCATTTTTAAACATCAAATTTCTGATCCAACCGTAAAAATTGTGCGTGGATTTGATGAAATTTTTCATGCCCCGCATTCAAGATATACAAATATTTCTAAAGAAGCAGTCGAAAATAATCCTGCGTTAACATTGTTGTCTGTTTCTGAAGAAGGTGCGCCGTTTATTATTATGTCCAATGATGCCAAAAACATCATGGTAACCGGTCATCTGGAATATGACGCGACGACACTTGCCGAGGAATACAGACGTGATATCGATAAAGGGCTTGAAATCGATATCCCGGTTAATTATTTCCCGAATAACGATGTGAATCAACGTCCTCCTAATATATGGCGGTCACACAGTCATTTGTTGTTCTCCAACTGGCTGAACTATTATGTCTATCAGCAAACACCGTTTGAGTGGGAGTAG
- a CDS encoding chemotaxis protein: MRQKVGVLILHGAGTPDRNFAKKMIKRISDSFLKKCKLDEVDLEFEPVFWSAVFEKEQHELWHNMQQDADLDFGRLRRFVIEFLSDAVAYQPTIAGGQNYDKVHTLVAKSIRQLKERVGAKAPLCVICHSLGTIVASNFFYDLQYRRSNIRALTKQSSDDTPIEKCETMALFYSLGSPMALWSLRYIDFGSPITVPSPNITNHYPGLTGEWLNFYDKDDILAYPLKGLNDAYNQAVTADIEVNAGGLLTSWNPLSHAKYDTDDEVVDRITDGLFNVWKTVNVQ, from the coding sequence ATGAGGCAAAAAGTTGGTGTGCTTATTTTGCATGGTGCAGGAACCCCAGATCGTAATTTTGCTAAAAAAATGATAAAGCGGATTTCGGATTCTTTCTTGAAAAAATGCAAGCTGGACGAAGTGGATCTGGAGTTTGAACCGGTGTTCTGGTCGGCTGTATTTGAAAAGGAGCAACATGAACTCTGGCATAATATGCAGCAGGATGCAGATCTTGATTTCGGTCGATTGCGACGGTTTGTCATTGAATTTTTGTCGGATGCAGTTGCTTACCAGCCGACAATTGCAGGCGGACAAAATTATGATAAAGTGCATACGCTGGTCGCAAAATCCATCCGCCAACTCAAAGAACGTGTGGGAGCAAAGGCACCACTCTGCGTGATTTGTCACAGTCTGGGGACGATAGTCGCAAGTAATTTTTTCTATGATTTGCAGTACAGAAGAAGTAATATCCGGGCATTAACGAAGCAGAGTTCCGACGATACCCCAATTGAAAAATGTGAAACGATGGCATTATTTTATTCACTTGGCAGTCCAATGGCACTCTGGTCGCTTCGTTATATTGATTTTGGTTCGCCGATTACAGTGCCGTCGCCCAATATTACGAATCACTATCCCGGGCTAACAGGTGAATGGCTGAACTTCTATGATAAAGATGATATTCTGGCATATCCGCTCAAAGGTCTGAACGATGCGTACAATCAGGCAGTGACAGCTGATATAGAGGTGAATGCCGGCGGCCTGCTGACAAGCTGGAACCCGCTATCCCATGCCAAGTACGATACGGATGATGAAGTAGTTGACAGGATTACGGATGGTTTATTCAATGTTTGGAAAACCGTTAATGTCCAGTAA